DNA sequence from the Trichocoleus desertorum ATA4-8-CV12 genome:
TGTACTTGGCAATGTAGCGCTTCGCTCGTAGGTTGTCATTGCGCTCAGAGTCTTCTGCCAGCGGCCCTCGTTGCACTTTCATCTTGTGGGCTGTCTGCCAAGTTCGGATGATTACTTCCCCCACTCGCCCCATTGCTTGAGAGTCGGAGGCAATCATACTGAAGGCTCCTAAATCATGCAGGATATCCTCAGCGGCGATCGTTTCCCGGCGGATGCGAGATTCGGCAAAGGCGACATCTTCTGGGATGCTGGGGTCGAGGTGATGACAGACCATCAACATATCCAAATGTTCGTCTAAGGTATTGAGGGTGTAGGGACGAGTGGGATTGGTGGAGGAGGGCAGCACATTCGCTTCGCCACACACCTTAATGATGTCCGGGGCGTGCCCACCCCCTGCGCCTTCGGTGTGATAGGTGTGAATCACTCGATTTTTGAAAGCGGCGATCGTATCTTCTACAAAGCCCGCTTCGTTCAGCGTATCGGTGTGGATGGCGACTTGAACATCATAGTCATCCGCCACGCTGAGGCAAGTATCGATTGTGGCAGGAGTTGTCCCCCAGTCCTCATGCAGCTTTAGACCCATTGTCCCTGCTTCCACTTGTTCCCGCAAGGCTTCCGGTTTGCTGCTGTTGCCTTTGCCCAGAAACCCTAAGTTCATCGGGAAAGCATCCGCAGCTTGCAACATCCGGTAGATGTTCCAGGGGCCAGGAGTGCAAGTGGTGGCGTTGGTGCCTGTCGCAGGGCCAGTGCCGCCGCCAATCATGGTCGTAATGCCAGAGGCGATCGCAGTTTCGATTTGTTGAGGGCAAATGAAGTGAATGTGGCTATCGATGCCGCCTGCGGTGAGGATCATGCCTTCTCCCGCCAGCACTTCAGTTCCAGGGCCAATAATGATGTCTACATGGTCTTGAATGTAAGGGTTGCCCGCTTTCCCAATTTTGGCGATGCGACCGTCTTTAATCCCCACATCGGCTTTGACAATGCCCCACCAGTCCAGAATTAGCGCGTTGGTAATCACTAGATCCACAGCACCATCGGCATTGGTGATCGGAGATTGCCCCATACCATCCCGAAT
Encoded proteins:
- the ureC gene encoding urease subunit alpha — protein: MSYRMDRRAYAETYGPTVGDRVRLADTELIIEVERDFTTYGDEVKFGGGKVIRDGMGQSPITNADGAVDLVITNALILDWWGIVKADVGIKDGRIAKIGKAGNPYIQDHVDIIIGPGTEVLAGEGMILTAGGIDSHIHFICPQQIETAIASGITTMIGGGTGPATGTNATTCTPGPWNIYRMLQAADAFPMNLGFLGKGNSSKPEALREQVEAGTMGLKLHEDWGTTPATIDTCLSVADDYDVQVAIHTDTLNEAGFVEDTIAAFKNRVIHTYHTEGAGGGHAPDIIKVCGEANVLPSSTNPTRPYTLNTLDEHLDMLMVCHHLDPSIPEDVAFAESRIRRETIAAEDILHDLGAFSMIASDSQAMGRVGEVIIRTWQTAHKMKVQRGPLAEDSERNDNLRAKRYIAKYTINPAITHGIAAHVGSIEEGKLADLCLWRPAFFGVKPEVVVKGGMIAWAQMGDANASIPTPQPVHMRPMFGSFGGAIAATSLTFISQAALSQGVPTQLKLQKPAIAVSGTRQLSKRDLKLNDLLPHIEVDPETYEVRADGELLTCEPATVLPMAQRYFLF